The Kluyveromyces lactis strain NRRL Y-1140 chromosome B complete sequence genome contains a region encoding:
- the HIR3 gene encoding Hir3p (similar to uniprot|P47171 Saccharomyces cerevisiae YJR140C HIR3 Transcriptional corepressor), protein MSSFAALNLSTNENADESKDHSRELQVEESSKIFQLALIQLKAKRFDDAKETFDRLFEIDVIKPNKWGLYEYSSPTLDSLRYLAYRNRGILHYQYAKENFKQMESDDVVEHILKTLECLLESLQHGEADNTVTHLLLKIFWSFNSTKLSRTILEYELTRSPEEIRLLSSLSAMFKDQKRVFKQYSQLLKKLHVTSLPQNIPTAVEAVLNCIETCDVEEGQIEPLLKDIKAMKTEDDEILKELDGSNLNLNELSWEELGVSLRSLVPKTKVVNILGRKSDTYSDLEAPIEYVSFTTDEFMEKLSDSSNESPGHSPEHFEDAVSVMPETNNIEVSVEREPSAKRQDSTDRPAQRSSKRFKEREKVQEPDVEQQVEFHTYIINEINQSLHVSGIEKDISIEELDPNNVAKRQELCMSDFYDCLTSWTNKHTEFLKQGQENFSVKGSTDDFTQLTMLLRSSMFSGDVEPTDSLSEIEAEDVRRFIRDVNDKKLHFHAVRFLFIKELLKLREDGTCLVTDYFWSPALYEVVEFFSMAIEVNLYQMIEPSTDESTVSIAVSIFEIMTNMMGNICNDLANKKAQGQKYNELESQRNKLQRKIVRWYEMLLSKPLSTKLKFRFQWSHFSCLQCTTDVTNSTLITTIEDIENSLKEFPDFGTVAYSNYNNISSLSLKTVQSQFSKIKMLRRFTIVDIENEDEDNTHKDYIEHLYCILNQIPCEGTDFQSLLSFVNTSPFLMKLKLWKLLLNYFASRKDQLRFQNCFFSSIKFLLARLSSEEYQIQSQLQRQQTLLSTLTHIGEFSKRFFQVLCDNWDMSLKNPSRDQLQVLVSIFRLLYPLVFYETLTEKNASLKSFFKKAVKSSITIQDIFLTVASLMILCHKFITLEKENAKEEFTGSIIDLISALHMLAGKFEFCDRFDGNFLKVQEKLLCEFSNDSAFTHLKRELWCRYHISIGLDNPEDQHQTHAQPMVKANAIMLSNYFIKFQYQDRNILVLSNNRSNFKQFFETVMELIGDIDYEANHVLSRNEYFFNQYFTAPITLKTIRDAYAGEFEIEFTSPNDDLQSGVDGGLFYVSAVHALNQYKARKKSMQARPSELDAIISTLTTDILYNTKRFESWYLLGKCYSFVVEDDLTWTSDKLASRDKKQATAFAEKKAILCYLMALSLYLSTFKETTSEQMKNDNKIVFRNLLESLGKEMLQAYVKPMSSMSYTWKLKPVLVLKADGSLENLPISYKPSISETNILRCILMILAKADTLYNKDEERNWMNPFYISKVHFKTDRKLFKESGICLLQDSCRLALLQSSVSGSDNILEAHYALVSYCYKCFKDRTFSLAEAISHLREDNGFFGLPEEEWQVEDDKSFFNLIIRLLKYILSKDKQKWQHRPIYRIAQIKYTEFEDTDGAMKEMNKLLALKSVNKNVVNIWKPENELPGKHFVYAYQYVLFYMDLLNEKHDFMAIGGMVKKLRRFGSGMINSQDAINKAVELFVNGAKVKLSLNEKEHGELLMQRIPFPEFVELSEELFNAFKKGDYQSDVLDVFLLAYNLKKGTNSIQFDGVCITIYFKYFYCPFVENKKQSTPYPAPIIEGISGPQPENSPSQQLPQSQSQPQLPRSPSPNTANNKEKTAKTPVKNPTSIRKRVSKRDVFDRVVKLIEKRLS, encoded by the coding sequence ATGTCATCATTTGCTGCACTCAATTTGAGTACCAACGAAAATGCTGATGAGTCGAAGGACCATAGTCGAGAATTGCAGGTTGAAGAGAGTTCgaaaatatttcaattggcgttaattcaattgaagGCAAAACGTTTCGACGATGCTAAAGAGACATTTGACAGGTTATTTGAAATAGATGTCATCAAACCGAATAAATGGGGTCTATACGAGTATTCTTCACCTACTCTCGATTCGCTTCGATACCTTGCGTATAGAAATAGGGGAATACTACACTACCAATATGCGAAAGAGAATTTTAAGCAGATGGAATCCGATGATGTCGTAGAACACATACTGAAAACGCTTGAATGCTTATTGGAATCTTTACAACACGGCGAGGCGGATAATACGGTTACTCACttacttttgaagatttttTGGAGTTTCAACAGTACGAAATTGTCTAGAACCATTCTAGAATACGAACTTACTAGATCCCCAGAGGAGATACGTCTTCTATCATCATTGAGTGCCATGTTCAAAGATCAGAAAAGGGTCTTTAAACAATATTCTCAGTTACTTAAAAAATTGCATGTTACATCACTACCACAGAATATTCCAACGGCTGTCGAAGCAGTATTAAATTGTATCGAAACATGTGATGTAGAAGAAGGACAAATTGAGCCTTTACTCAAGGATATCAAAGCTATGAAaactgaagatgatgaaatacTAAAAGAATTAGACGGGTCAAATTTAAACCTCAATGAATTAAGCTGGGAAGAGCTGGGTGTAAGCTTAAGGAGCTTGGTTCCGAAAACAAAAGTGGTTAATATTCTCGGAAGAAAATCAGATACTTACAGTGATCTTGAGGCACCCATCGAATATGTTTCTTTCACAACCGACGAATTTATGGAAAAGCTCAGTGATTCATCAAATGAATCTCCTGGGCATTCTCCTGAGCATTTTGAGGATGCTGTAAGTGTGATGCCTGAGACGAACAATATAGAGGTGTCAGTTGAAAGAGAACCTTCCGCGAAAAGGCAAGATTCAACCGACAGGCCAGCACAGAGATCTAGTAAGAGGTTTAAAGAGAGAGAAAAAGTCCAAGAACCCGACGTTGAACAACAGGTGGAATTTCATACTTACATtataaatgaaataaatCAATCGTTACATGTTTCaggaattgagaaagatATTTCGATCGAAGAACTTGATCCAAACAACGTAGCAAAGAGGCAAGAATTATGCATGTCAGACTTTTACGACTGCCTAACGTCATGGACAAATAAACACACGGAATTTCTCAAGCAAGGTCAggaaaatttttcagtcAAAGGATCAACGGATGATTTTACTCAGCTAACAATGCTTTTGCGAAGCAGTATGTTTTCTGGTGATGTAGAGCCAACAGATTCCCTCTCGGAAATAGAGGCTGAGGACGTTAGGCGTTTCATACGGGATGTCAATGATaagaaacttcattttCATGCTGTAcgtttccttttcatcaaagaattaCTAAAACTGAGAGAAGACGGCACTTGTTTAGTTACAGATTATTTTTGGAGTCCAGCATTGTATGAGGTGGTGGAATTTTTCTCAATGGCCATAGAAGTGAATCTCTATCAAATGATAGAACCATCTACGGATGAATCAACTGTTTCAATAGCTGTAtcaatttttgaaatcatgaCAAATATGATGGGAAATATCTGTAACGATCTTGCTAATAAAAAGGCGCAGGGGCAAAAATACAATGAACTTGAATCGCAACGTAATAAATTACAGAGAAAGATAGTTAGATGGTATGAAATGCTGCTATCAAAACCTCTTTCTACGAAGTTAAAATTCAGGTTTCAATGGTCACATTTTTCTTGTTTACAGTGTACCACTGATGTCACGAACAGTACTCTCATAACGACCATCGAAGACATTGAAAACAGCCTTAAAGAATTTCCAGATTTTGGTACCGTAGCGTACAGTAACTACAATAACATATCATCACTAAGCTTAAAGACAGTTCAGAGTCAATTTTCTAAAATCAAGATGTTACGCCGATTTACTATTGTAGATAtcgaaaatgaagatgaagataataCGCACAAAGACTATATCGAGCACTTGTACTGCATATTAAACCAAATACCTTGTGAGGGAACAGATTTCCAATCATTGTTAAGCTTTGTGAATACTTCACCATTCCTAATGAAACTTAAACTTTGGAAGCTGCTTCTCAACTATTTCGCCAGTAGAAAAGACCAACTTAGGTTCCAAAACTGTTTTTTCAGTTCGATCAAGTTTTTACTAGCTAGATTGTCCTCTGAAGAGTATCAAATACAATCACAACTTCAACGCCAGCAAACCCTTCTTTCTACGTTAACACACATCGGGGAGTTTTCAAAACGGTTCTTTCAAGTTCTATGTGATAACTGGGATATGTCATTAAAGAATCCTAGCAGAGACCAGCTACAGGTTTTAGTCTCAATTTTCAGGCTTCTATACCCTTTAGTTTTCTATGAAACGTTGACAGAAAAGAACGCATCATTGAAatccttcttcaagaagGCAGTTAAATCTTCTATCACGATACAGGATATCTTCTTGACAGTGGCATCGCTCATGATCTTATGCCACAAATTCATTACattagagaaagaaaacgcaaaagaagaattcaCTGGTAGCATTATTGACTTAATATCAGCTTTACATATGCTTGCTGGCAAGTTTGAGTTTTGTGATAGATTTGATGGAAACTTCTTAAAAGTACAAGAAAAGCTCTTATGCGAATTTTCCAACGATTCTGCTTTTACACACTTGAAACGCGAATTATGGTGTCGTTATCATATATCCATTGGCTTAGATAATCCAGAAGATCAACATCAAACGCATGCACAGCCAATGGTCAAAGCGAATGCTATAATGCTTTCAAATtacttcatcaaattccaaTACCAGGATAGGAATATTCTAGTTCTGAGCAATAACAGGTCAAACTTTAAGCAGTTCTTTGAAACGGTTATGGAGTTAATCGGCGATATAGATTACGAAGCAAATCACGTCCTATCTCGAAATGAATACTTTTTCAATCAGTATTTCACTGCTCCAATAACGCTAAAGACCATACGTGATGCTTATGCAGGCGAATTTGAAATAGAATTCACCAGTCCCAACGATGATTTACAATCCGGTGTTGATGGTGGATTGTTTTACGTGTCAGCAGTTCACGCCTTGAACCAATATAAGGCGAGAAAAAAGTCTATGCAAGCTCGTCCTTCGGAACTCGATGCCATTATCTCTACACTAACAACTGATATTTTATATAATACGAAAAGGTTTGAGAGTTGGTACTTATTAGGAAAGTGTTATTCATTCGTTGTCGAAGACGATTTAACATGGACCTCCGACAAACTTGCATCCAGGGATAAGAAACAGGCAACAGCATTTGCAGAAAAAAAGGCTATCTTATGCTATTTGATGGCGCTTAGTCTCTACCTTTCAACCTTCAAAGAGACAACATCCGAacaaatgaaaaatgacAATAAAATCGTATTCAGAAACCTTTTAGAATCCCTTGGCAAGGAGATGCTTCAGGCATACGTAAAACCAATGAGTTCTATGAGCTATACATGGAAACTGAAACCCGTACTAGTATTAAAAGCAGATGGCAGCCTTGAAAACCTACCGATTAGCTACAAGCCCAGTATTTCTGAAACAAATATCCTCAGATGCATACTGATGATCCTCGCGAAGGCGGATACGCTATATAATAAAGATGAGGAAAGGAATTGGATGAATCCGTTCTATATTTCGAAAGTCCATTTCAAAACTGATAGGAAACTTTTTAAGGAAAGTGGCATATGCCTTTTACAAGATTCCTGTAGACTTGCGTTGCTCCAATCATCTGTCTCGGGTAGCGATAATATTTTAGAAGCACATTACGCATTGGTTAGTTACTGCTATAAATGCTTCAAGGATAGAACATTCTCTCTTGCAGAAGCAATTTCTCACTTGAGAGAGGATAATGGTTTCTTTGGGCTtcctgaagaagaatggCAAGTAGAGGATGATAAatcattcttcaacttgATAATCAGACTTCTAAAATACATTTTGTCAAAAGATAAACAAAAGTGGCAACATAGACCAATTTACAGAATTGCTCAGATCAAATACactgaatttgaagatacGGATGGGGCTATGAAGGAGATGAATAAATTGCTAGCTCTGAAATCtgtaaacaaaaatgtTGTCAACATTTGGAAACCAGAGAACGAACTTCCGGGTAAACATTTCGTGTATGCCTACCAATACGTGTTATTTTATATGGATCTTCTTAATGAGAAGCATGACTTCATGGCTATCGGAGGCATGGTAAAAAAACTAAGAAGGTTTGGGTCTGGGATGATCAACTCACAAGATGCCATTAATAAAGCTGTGGAACTTTTTGTAAATGGTGCAAAAGTCAAGTTATCTTTAAATGAAAAGGAACATGGAGAATTGTTAATGCAGCGCATTCCTTTCCCAGAATTTGTCGAATTGAGTGAAGAGCTATTTAATGCTTTCAAAAAGGGTGATTATCAATCAGATGTATTGGATGTCTTCTTACTTGCATACAACCTCAAAAAAGGTACAAACTCAATACAATTTGACGGTGTTTGCATTACAATAtacttcaaatatttctaCTGTCCATTCGTAGAAAACAAGAAGCAATCTACTCCATATCCTGCACCAATAATCGAAGGAATCAGTGGACCTCAGCCAGAAAATTCACCATCTCAACAACTACCTCAATCTCAGTCGCAGCCTCAGTTGCCCAGGTCACCTTCACCAAATACCGCGaacaataaagaaaaaacagcAAAGACTCCAGTAAAAAACCCGACTAGCATCCGTAAAAGGGTCAGCAAGAGAGATGTCTTTGATAGAGTTGTGAAATTAATAGAGAAAAGGCTCTCGTGA
- the HOM6 gene encoding homoserine dehydrogenase (similar to uniprot|P31116 Saccharomyces cerevisiae YJR139C HOM6 Homoserine dehydrogenase (L-homoserine:NADP oxidoreductase), dimeric enzyme that catalyzes the third step in the common pathway for methionine and threonine biosynthesis; enzyme has nucleotide-binding, dimerization and catalytic regions), whose protein sequence is MSSKAVNVAVIGTGVVGSSFLKQLLSIKSQITYNVILVAKYSNALVSKDYSPLKLDASSWEETVNAEAGNPISVPEIFEFLQKSPLPTILVDNTSNEEIANFYPKFIESGISIATPNKKAFSSNLELWNNIFSAKPSNGLVYHEATVGAGLPIIGPLRDMIQTGDKVVKIEGIFSGTLSYIFNEFSTSTPNDVGFSSVVKVAKELGYTEPDPRDDLNGLDVARKVTILARIAGFKVESPTSFPVQSLIPSALESVKSSDEFLQKLPDYDHELKQLKEEAAKENKVLRFVGKVDFPSNVVSVGIEKYDYSHPFASLKGSDNVISIQTERYTNPLVVQGAGAGADVTAAGVLADVIKIAERL, encoded by the exons ATGTCTTCCAAAGCCGTCAACGTTGCTGTCATTG GTACTGGTGTCGTCGgttcatctttcttgaagCAACTGCTTTCTATCAAATCCCAAATTACTTACAATGTGATTTTGGTTGCTAAATACTCTAATGCCCTAGTTTCTAAAGATTACTCTCCATTGAAGCTAGACGCTTCTTCTTGGGAGGAAACTGTTAATGCTGAAGCAGGTAACCCAATTTCTGTCcctgaaatttttgaattcttgCAAAAATCCCCACTGCCAACCATTTTGGTCGATAATACCTCCAATGAAGAGATTGCCAACTTTTACCCAAAGTTCATTGAAAGCGGTATTTCAATTGCCACTCCAAACAAGAAGGCATTTTCTTCGAACTTGGAATTATGGAACAACATCTTTTCTGCTAAACCATCTAATGGTTTAGTTTACCACGAAGCAACTGTTGGTGCTGGCTTGCCAATCATTGGTCCGTTGAGAGACATGATCCAAACCGGTGACAAAGTTGTGAAAATCGAAGGTATCTTCTCTGGTACCTTATCTTACATCTTCAACGAATTTTCTACTTCTACTCCAAACGATGTCGGTTTCTCTAGCGTTGTTAAAGTAGCAAAGGAACTGGGGTACACAGAACCTGATCCAAGAGATGATTTGAATGGTTTAGATGTCGCAAGAAAGGTCACTATTTTGGCAAGAATTGCTGGATTTAAGGTTGAATCTCCAACTTCTTTCCCTGTGCAATCTTTAATTCCATCTGCCCTTGAATCTGTCAAATCATCCGATGAATTCTTGCAAAAGCTACCAGACTACGACCATGAACTCaagcaattgaaagaagaagccGCTAAGGAAAACAAAGTTTTAAGATTTGTCGGAAAGGTTGACTTCCCTTCAAATGTCGTTTCTGTTGGTATTGAAAAGTACGATTACTCTCATCCATTCGCTTCATTGAAGGGATCTGACAATGTCATTTCAATCCAAACTGAACGTTATACCAACCCATTGGTCGTTCAAGGTGCAGGTGCAGGTGCCGACGTCACTGCTGCAGGTGTCTTGGCTGACGTTATCAAGATTGCAGAAAGATTGTAA
- the IML1 gene encoding GTPase-activating protein IML1 (similar to uniprot|P47170 Saccharomyces cerevisiae YJR138W IML1), whose amino-acid sequence MPPGELIFSNLRSGSRPVPRDRDALSSVQSDAISTKSSARYNFQGTGSSDATSGTNVTIRNNTLSIGVSSQMQGSAFNGPRMQLSTNGLKNTQSKALQAQSQDGCQDSKNIADNDSDAEARTAKRSLELELAFHEARFSNEQVMVDISSIKGAKEGDLAELKTYRTSPGSKDKKLYFIVKDFDTETRRRLKSFQISVLSGQLQQVLDLPIRSKVWVKLKEKKQLAVDLVELHVKDSYVNRGDMWKFSTQLHDSCVFLGQRVGLIETVRATVKGIYINGKKIFSGYIDENTKIVFRSESAKLLFMIQITDEMWHFEENGEETFHKVVNSLFPKIFRKWKNIGTHHSISIMFCASIDRSDSSFNDVTSGERLKNTDDYYRAVVDQVNIVHWVEIMKTLRKEFIRIAQDLRNVKLNENVSVIKGSLPSVIKSNLLETINLATTLVTDPFKQNDLRHTTTHAIIVTAGSGLYDVDYDLLKITTQKLMSLEITMDLICLSRPPLHIVPLLRYRDYKDQLHYCTPTWLSISFWNDSSRANVEWRPRCKIYNVLMMGLTETELKEEIALQSIKINDKCNSVSDFMESYDSAAFEVQSGPYSMHMDAALAAEFRSSKESKNDWNRRTVSKSKGNTNHIDTITWMKPKSTNAVLQPAFKEKVFAQLSSSPNSNLPRTEFEYKNQMTATNSLALNTLKRLSHANSGVTQKIISKLFPDLAIKKSQSSLRQKANIQPTDLTGSSSSLSDTGSQYKRSPNPKLLHKQKQLFDDNKKEASCGTSILSSQSSGNQRVQDKNFLLSETSLKTSKPNNKPKNGIKGDSWIEIENPSVPVDAELASYLIPNRWKDVFPKYVAKKYTKWRSFTTPAELPLTTSMFPTPFDFEHQFSLRNHTVSLNIEQEGYQQSVFDLLQNMIYVRLLAGFQFCLGKNVTRVEKARDKDTDGSRITHLINKENYRDVSIYLRIDNEIHRIVCFDETIDVQKYIKHDDSKLLQSFAKYTPYVKTRYEVEYRELDLDPVKTRRESYNWNQIDQVLAGFNDTIMDPATQKRFRCKFVILPAEIPPNTFQSTINGRKETLTAEEIRLEGLRKIISSISRSRLRTEHEKKDKRSHKEEILPEVLFYTGYLFDFIEEHNDFLKNSGAAVKNSIFMEDAETLSKDADLTKIAYELQHGVYQIKLVNRKWHWKRHENCFIGLELVNWLIEHFSDVHTREDAVVYGQELMNKGLFHHVESRHGFLDGHYFYQLNPEFTTENKTLYKTSTKHSNESHLMRKISTSNKSESAKSIDPTISVESNQQSEDQITKPEEHSITVLLSNAVTVDLDPSRKSYKLETCIAHYDRVHNPDHCFHIRLEWLTATPKLIDDLISNWSRLAERYGLKLVEIPWDELCNIPKINPFHSFMNIKLAINPWQDLEFKDETIFREQKFFYHIYLLEKSGFLLDNRASKFFQSEKTNSYQIIYSWGKPMFKYAQYIHYTGSCMAEIRESGDFFLAPNNLHISRMNTGNIGSKASSHLKFTSDAQKIMLNFRKTCENYESLRDIFLEAKEKHIDNRVDLDEYTSFQSFNLYT is encoded by the coding sequence ATGCCTCCCGGGGAACTTATATTTTCTAACCTAAGGTCAGGATCAAGGCCTGTTCCAAGGGACAGGGATGCCCTGTCATCAGTGCAAAGCGATGCCATCAGCACCAAATCTTCTGCAAGGTATAACTTTCAAGGTACCGGTTCATCTGATGCAACTTCTGGTACGAATGTTACAATTAGAAATAATACTTTGAGTATCGGCGTCAGCTCTCAAATGCAAGGATCTGCGTTCAACGGCCCTCGGATGCAGTTATCGACCAAtggtttgaaaaatactCAATCTAAAGCCCTGCAGGCGCAATCACAAGATGGTTGTCAGGATAGTAAGAATATTGCGGATAATGATAGTGACGCAGAAGCGAGAACAGCTAAAAGATCCCTCGAGTTGGAACTTGCTTTTCATGAAGCAAGGTTTTCGAATGAACAAGTTATGGTTGACATATCATCCATTAAGGGTGCCAAAGAAGGTGATCTGGCTGAACTAAAAACTTACAGAACTTCTCCCGGATCCAAAGATAAAAAGTTATATTTCATAGtgaaagattttgatacagaaacaagaaggaGATTGAAGagtttccaaatttcagttttatCTGGGCAACTACAACAAGTTTTGGACCTACCAATACGATCTAAAGTGTGGGTAAAGttaaaagagaagaagcagCTTGCTGTTGATTTGGTGGAGCTTCATGTTAAAGATAGTTACGTTAACAGAGGCGATATGTGGAAATTTTCTACTCAGCTCCATGATTCGTGTGTCTTTTTAGGGCAACGAGTTGGTTTGATTGAAACGGTAAGGGCAACGGTTAAAGGGATATACAtaaatggaaagaagatattttcTGGGTATATCGATGAAAATACTAAAATCGTGTTCCGATCTGAATCAGCAAAACTACTGTTCATGATTCAAATAACAGACGAGATGTGGCATTTTGAGGAGAATGGAGAGGAGACTTTCCATAAAGTGGTTAACTCtctttttccaaaaatatTCCGAAAGTGGAAAAATATAGGCACACATCATTCCATTTCCATAATGTTTTGTGCTTCAATTGACAGATCGGATTCATCATTCAATGATGTCACATCCGGAGAGAGGCTCAAGAACACTGACGATTATTATCGAGCAGTTGTTGACCAGGTTAATATAGTACACTGGGTTGAAATCATGAAAACACTTAGGAAAGAGTTTATAAGAATTGCACAGGATCTCAGAAATGTCAAGCTAAATGAAAACGTTAGTGTGATAAAAGGGTCTCTTCCTTCTGTCATAAAGTCTAATTTGTTGGAGACAATTAATCTGGCAACTACTTTGGTGACCGATCCcttcaaacaaaatgatCTACGGCACACGACTACACATGCCATCATCGTTACTGCTGGTTCAGGTTTATACGATGTTGACTATGATCTACTAAAAATTACCACTCAAAAATTAATGTCTCTAGAGATTACAATGGACCTCATTTGTCTATCACGTCCACCGCTTCATATAGTTCCGTTGTTACGTTATAGAGACTACAAAGACCAATTACATTATTGCACGCCAACCTGGTTAAGTATATCCTTCTGGAATGATTCTTCCAGAGCTAATGTTGAATGGCGACCCAGATGTAAAATATACAACGTTTTAATGATGGGATTAACTGAAACTGAACTAAAAGAGGAAATTGCCTTACAATCCATAAAAATAAACGACAAATGCAACTCTGTATCAGATTTTATGGAATCTTACGATTCTGCTGCTTTCGAAGTTCAGAGTGGCCCTTACTCAATGCATATGGATGCTGCTCTTGCTGCGGAGTTCCGCTCTTCTAAAGAGAGTAAGAATGATTGGAATAGACGTACAGTATCGAAGTCCAAGGGGAATACTAACCACATTGATACTATCACATGGATGAAACCAAAATCCACTAATGCTGTCCTTCAACCAGCTTTCAAAGAGAAGGTGTTCGCTCAGCTATCTTCATCTCCGAACTCTAATTTACCACGAACTGAATTTGAATACAAGAACCAAATGACGGCGACGAATTCTTTGGCATTAAATACTTTAAAAAGATTAAGTCATGCAAATTCCGGTGTGACACAGAAGATAATCTCTAAACTATTCCCAGATTTGGCGATTAAAAAGAGTCAATCGTCCCTCCGCCAAAAAGCTAATATACAACCTACTGATTTGACTggttcttcatcatctttgaGTGATACAGGATCTCAGTATAAAAGGTCCCCAAATCCAAAGCTTTTGCACAAGCAGAAACAATTGTTCGATgataacaaaaaagaagcttCATGCGGAACATCTATACTGAGTTCACAGTCTTCTGGTAACCAAAGAGTACAAGATAAAAATTTCTTACTAAGTGAGACTTCTCTCAAGACATCCAAACCAAATAACAAGCCTAAAAATGGAATAAAAGGTGATAGTTGGATTGAAATAGAAAATCCATCCGTTCCTGTTGACGCAGAACTTGCTAGCTACCTCATTCCCAACCGTTGGAAGGATGTTTTCCCGAAATATGTTGCCAAGAAGTACACCAAGTGGCGGTCTTTTACAACCCCAGCAGAACTTCCGTTGACCACAAGCATGTTCCCAACACCATTCGATTTTGAGCACCAATTTTCCTTGAGAAATCACACTGTTTCCTTGAATATTGAACAGGAAGGATATCAGCAAAGTGTGTTTGACCTATTACAAAATATGATTTACGTGAGATTGTTGGCAGGCTTTCAATTTTGCTTGGGAAAGAACGTAACAAGAGTAGAGAAGGCCAGAGATAAAGATACAGACGGATCTAGGATTACACATTTAATCAATAAAGAGAATTATAGGGATGTTAGCATTTATTTGAGAATTGATAACGAAATTCACCGAATTGTCTGTTTTGACGAGACTAttgatgttcaaaaatatataaaacATGACGATTCTAAACTGTTGCAGAGTTTTGCAAAATACACACCTTATGTTAAAACAAGGTACGAGGTAGAATATAGAGAGTTGGATTTGGATCCAGTGAAAACTAGAAGGGAAAGCTATAATTGGAATCAGATTGATCAAGTCCTAGCAGGTTTTAATGATACTATCATGGATCCAGCTACGCAGAAACGATTCAGATGCAAATTCGTTATTCTTCCGGCGGAGATCCCACCCAACACATTTCAATCAACAATTAATGGCAGGAAAGAGACTTTGActgcagaagaaatcagGTTAGAAGGTTTAAGGAAGAtcatttcttccatttcGAGATCCAGATTGAGAACTGAACATgagaaaaaagacaaaagGTCACATAAGGAAGAAATTCTGCCCGAAGTACTTTTCTATACTGGCTACCTCTTTGACTTCATAGAAGAACACAATGATTTTCTAAAGAATTCGGGAGCTGCTGTTAAGAATTCAATTTTCATGGAAGATGCTGAAACTTTGTCTAAAGATGCTGATCTAACGAAAATAGCTTACGAACTCCAACATGGTGTatatcaaatcaaattaGTCAACAGAAAATGGCATTGGAAACGGCATGAAAACTGTTTCATCGGACTTGAATTGGTAAACTGGTTGATAGAACATTTCTCCGACGTTCATACGAGGGAAGATGCTGTGGTGTATGGACAAGAATTAATGAATAAAGGTCTTTTCCATCACGTTGAGAGTAGGCACGGTTTTCTAGATGGGCATTATTTTTATCAGTTAAATCCCGAATTTACcacagaaaacaaaactCTTTATAAGACTTCCACAAAGCATAGCAATGAAAGTCATTTGATGAGAAAGATTTCGACAAGTAATAAATCCGAGTCTGCAAAATCTATAGACCCCACGATTTCTGTTGAGAGTAATCAACAATCAGAAGACCAAATAACCAAACCTGAAGAACATAGTATTACCGTGTTACTAAGTAATGCAGTCACTGTGGATTTGGATCCAAGTAGAAAGTCGTATAAACTTGAAACCTGCATAGCTCATTATGACAGAGTGCATAATCCAGATCATTGCTTCCACATCCGTTTGGAATGGTTAACAGCCACTCCAAAGCTAATTGACGACTTGATTAGCAACTGGTCAAGGTTGGCAGAAAGATATGGGTTGAAACTAGTTGAAATTCCGTGGGATGAACTTTGTAACATACCGAAAATCAACCCCTTCCATTCGTTTATGAACATCAAGCTGGCTATAAACCCATGGcaagatttggaattcAAAGACGAGACTATTTTCCGTGAACAAAAATTTTTCTACCACATCTATCTCTTGGAAAAGTCAGGTTTCCTTCTTGACAACAGAGCTTCGAAATTCTTCCAATCGGAGAAAACAAACAGCTATCAAATCATATATTCGTGGGGGAAGCCGATGTTCAAATATGCACAATATATCCATTATACTGGATCATGTATGGCTGAAATTAGAGAAAGTGgagatttctttttggctCCGAACAACCTTCACATTTCTAGAATGAACACTGGTAATATAGGTAGTAAGGCATCATCGCATCTTAAATTCACTTCAGATGCCCAAAAGATCATGTTGAATTTTAGGAAAACCTGTGAAAATTACGAATCGCTAAGAGATATCTTCTTAGAGGCTAAAGAAAAGCATATCGATAATAGGGTTGATTTGGACGAGTATACTTCGTTCCAGTCATTTAATCTATATACGTAG